The genomic interval GATTGTCAGCACTTGTAACGGCTTATTCCCTAATAGAGCTATACGGTTGTCCCCATCGTCGTATTCACATAGGTTTAACTGCGTTGGCTTTGTTAGTTTCCTTGTAAATCTCATCCCAAGGGTTATGGAACCAAATTTATGGATTTTTGGGTCGTACAAAGCAATGGGTCGTACAACACAAGCAGAAAAGCCGCCCGGATGCTTTGAGACTGGGAAGGTTTGATGGTTAACATCGGAATTAAGGCTCGCTCCCAAGTTTCTTACTGGACTCTCTGGACCCTAATAATTAAGTTATGCGCATTCCTGTTCTGACAATCTTTTATCAATTCAACCCCTGGAACAGCACGATTGGCGGAATTCAGACGGTTATCAGGTATTTCATCAAGTATGCTCCCTCTGATTTTGAGATTCGTCTTGTAGGAACCGGGAGTGGTGCGGAAACCTCCGTAGGAAAGTGGTATGAGGCTGAACTAGATGGTAGACAACTGATGTTTCTGCCTCTGTTGAATCTTCAGGATGACAATGTGAGGGGCCGGGTGCCGACCACACTGAAATATACAGCAGCGCTTCTAGGACGGAACTTTGCATCTGATTTTATGCATTTTCATCGATTAGAGCCAACTGTGGCGGCAGTTCCCTGGAGAGGAGACAAAACGCTCTTCATTCACAATGATATTCATCAACAGATGACTTCCTCGGAAAACAAAAATGCGATTCTGTGGCGTCACCTTCCGCAGGCGTATTTTGCCCTTGAGCGGGCGCTCGTTGGACAATTCTCACAAATCCTTTCCTGCAATTCTGATTCGGTAAAGCTCTATCAACAGCTCTACCCAAAGGTTGCTGAGCGTGTTTCCTTTATTAAAAATACGGTAGACAACGAAGTATTTTACCCCTTGTCTACAGAGGTGCGGACTCAACAAAGGATTGCCTTTGCAAAACGCTTAGCACTGCCAGATGAGACTCGATTTATTCTATTTGCGGGTCGGCTTCATCCTCAGAAAGATCCTTT from Kovacikia minuta CCNUW1 carries:
- a CDS encoding glycosyltransferase family 4 protein, with the protein product MRIPVLTIFYQFNPWNSTIGGIQTVIRYFIKYAPSDFEIRLVGTGSGAETSVGKWYEAELDGRQLMFLPLLNLQDDNVRGRVPTTLKYTAALLGRNFASDFMHFHRLEPTVAAVPWRGDKTLFIHNDIHQQMTSSENKNAILWRHLPQAYFALERALVGQFSQILSCNSDSVKLYQQLYPKVAERVSFIKNTVDNEVFYPLSTEVRTQQRIAFAKRLALPDETRFILFAGRLHPQKDPLLLVRAIAALNEPNVHLLVAGAGELSSQIESEIAQLGLSTQVSMLGSLKQTELADLHRLCSIFVLSSAYEGLPLVVLEALACGTPVVTTRCGETPYLLADDSGVVCEERTPIAIAAALRKVLCNPEDYPAEACIRTAKPFGARHVIHEVYSDMLKRWKP